Proteins co-encoded in one Burkholderia ambifaria AMMD genomic window:
- a CDS encoding GNAT family N-acetyltransferase yields MNTQSNRRADAVGHAGTAPVLVRELASKDRERMLTHFLSLDEEDRLLRFGQMVPDHVIENYVRTLDFGRDTVFGVFDHALELIGVGHLAYLPVEGDKRTAEFGVSVLESARGRGVGSKLFERAAIRSRNTRVTMLYMHCLSRNATMMHIAKKSGMRIEYAYGEADAYLSLPPADHSTILAEMLQEQAAVFDYALKRQAHRTSKFIESLMPATLTA; encoded by the coding sequence ATGAACACGCAATCCAACCGCCGTGCCGATGCCGTCGGCCACGCCGGTACTGCGCCGGTTCTCGTCAGGGAACTGGCTTCCAAAGACCGTGAGCGCATGCTCACCCACTTTCTCTCGCTCGACGAAGAGGACCGCCTGCTGCGCTTCGGCCAGATGGTGCCCGACCACGTGATCGAGAACTATGTCCGGACGCTCGACTTCGGGCGCGACACCGTGTTCGGCGTGTTCGACCATGCGCTCGAACTGATCGGCGTCGGCCACCTGGCTTACCTGCCGGTCGAAGGCGACAAGCGCACGGCCGAATTCGGCGTGTCGGTGCTCGAAAGCGCCCGCGGCCGCGGCGTCGGCTCGAAGCTGTTCGAGCGCGCGGCGATCCGTAGCCGCAACACCCGGGTGACGATGCTGTACATGCATTGCCTGTCGCGCAACGCGACGATGATGCACATCGCGAAGAAGTCCGGCATGCGGATCGAATACGCGTACGGCGAAGCCGATGCGTACCTGTCCCTGCCGCCGGCCGACCACTCGACGATCCTCGCCGAGATGCTGCAGGAACAGGCCGCGGTGTTCGACTATGCGCTGAAGCGCCAGGCGCACCGCACGTCGAAGTTCATCGAATCGCTGATGCCCGCCACGCTGACGGCGTGA
- a CDS encoding TetR/AcrR family transcriptional regulator: MARTRAPDHESQREQILDLAAEKFAQTSYPSTSMSDLATASGTSKARLYHYYESKEAILFDLLDRYTKRLMLIIAEVEGASQRRGLSERDAFAELVRAFLAEYETSHSRHVALLNDVKYLEDAQREIVLDRQRDIVAAFARQLARAYPDRISKENQTSVTMMVFGMINWTFTWLKPGGRLGYRDFAEQVIDLMERGLSAGA; the protein is encoded by the coding sequence ATGGCCCGTACCCGAGCGCCCGACCACGAATCCCAGCGCGAGCAGATCCTCGATCTCGCCGCCGAGAAATTCGCGCAAACGAGCTATCCGAGCACGTCGATGTCCGATCTCGCGACTGCGAGCGGCACGTCGAAGGCGCGTCTCTATCACTATTACGAGAGCAAGGAAGCGATCCTGTTCGACCTGCTCGACCGCTACACGAAACGGTTGATGCTGATCATTGCCGAGGTCGAAGGCGCGAGCCAGCGGCGCGGCCTCAGCGAGCGCGACGCGTTCGCCGAACTGGTGCGGGCGTTCCTCGCCGAGTACGAGACGTCGCACAGCCGCCATGTCGCGCTGCTCAACGACGTGAAGTATCTGGAGGATGCGCAGCGCGAAATCGTGCTGGATCGCCAGCGCGACATCGTCGCGGCCTTCGCGCGCCAGCTCGCGCGCGCCTATCCGGACCGGATCTCCAAGGAAAACCAGACGTCGGTCACGATGATGGTGTTCGGGATGATCAACTGGACGTTCACGTGGCTCAAGCCGGGCGGGCGCCTCGGCTACCGCGACTTCGCCGAACAGGTGATCGACCTGATGGAGCGCGGGCTGTCAGCCGGCGCGTGA
- a CDS encoding DUF1835 domain-containing protein, giving the protein MSTIHVIQGGTAAASLREALAQAGRDERVVGLLDDLAVGPLKGADETPDTRAAFWQRVLGDQIPDWNAEIEGEFARLDQLAMDTGQVVVWHAPSVGDKLLLRRVAYHLRNVPQRLNEVRLSAADLDAPQRAALTRTDQACSTGMFSPAALARKRPMAAPVSVLRIGRLALEWQEAKHLNAELRYWVSNTIKSGQYADLDALIAAHAEPGWQPARRVVGSIMAGADRGGLFVSDSIAWWRCRELAAAGRLELQDDAPAALSFTQVRAPAAPR; this is encoded by the coding sequence ATGAGTACCATTCACGTGATTCAGGGCGGCACCGCCGCCGCGTCGCTGCGCGAGGCGCTCGCGCAAGCCGGACGCGACGAGCGCGTCGTCGGATTGCTCGACGATCTCGCGGTCGGGCCGCTGAAGGGCGCCGACGAGACGCCCGACACGCGCGCCGCCTTCTGGCAGCGCGTGCTCGGCGATCAGATTCCCGACTGGAACGCGGAAATCGAAGGCGAGTTCGCCCGCCTCGACCAGCTCGCGATGGACACGGGCCAGGTAGTCGTGTGGCACGCGCCGAGCGTCGGCGACAAGCTGCTGCTGCGCCGCGTCGCCTATCACCTGCGCAACGTGCCGCAACGCCTGAACGAGGTGCGGTTGTCGGCCGCCGACCTCGACGCACCGCAGCGCGCGGCGCTGACCCGCACCGACCAGGCATGTTCGACCGGGATGTTCTCGCCGGCGGCGCTCGCCCGCAAACGGCCGATGGCCGCGCCGGTCTCGGTGCTGCGCATCGGCCGCCTCGCGCTCGAATGGCAGGAGGCCAAGCATCTGAATGCCGAGTTGCGCTATTGGGTGAGCAATACGATCAAGAGCGGTCAGTATGCCGACCTCGACGCACTGATCGCCGCGCACGCGGAACCCGGCTGGCAGCCCGCACGGCGCGTGGTCGGCAGCATCATGGCCGGCGCCGACCGCGGCGGGCTGTTCGTCAGCGACTCGATCGCCTGGTGGCGCTGCCGCGAGCTCGCGGCAGCCGGCCGGCTCGAGCTGCAGGACGACGCGCCGGCCGCCCTCTCTTTCACGCAGGTACGCGCGCCCGCCGCGCCCCGCTAA
- the paaE gene encoding 1,2-phenylacetyl-CoA epoxidase subunit PaaE, whose protein sequence is MATPQFHPLRIRDVRPETADAVTVSFDVPPELRDAFRFTQGQFVTLKTHIDGEETRRSYSICVGTTDYDRDGELRIGIKRVRGGRFSNFAFDTLKPGHTIDVMTPDGRFFTHLNADHGKQYVAFSGGSGITPVLAIVKTTLELEPRSTFTLIYGNRSVDAIMFAEELEDLKNRYMDRFVLYHVLSDDQQDVELFNGVLDQAKCAEFLATLMPADAIDEAFICGPAPMMDAAEAALKAAGVPQAKVHVERFGTPLPQAGAPVVEITDTTPAADLEIVLDGKKRKLRLPYEGVSLLDVGLRAGLALPYACKGGVCCTCRAKVVEGEVRMEKNYTLEEHEVKDGFVLTCQCHPISDKVVVSFDER, encoded by the coding sequence ATGGCGACTCCGCAATTTCACCCGCTGCGTATCCGCGACGTGCGCCCCGAGACCGCCGACGCCGTTACCGTCTCCTTCGACGTGCCGCCGGAGCTGCGCGACGCGTTCCGCTTCACGCAGGGCCAGTTCGTCACGCTGAAGACCCATATCGACGGCGAGGAAACGCGCCGCTCGTATTCGATCTGTGTCGGCACGACCGACTACGACCGCGACGGCGAACTGCGCATCGGCATCAAGCGCGTGCGCGGCGGCCGTTTCTCGAACTTCGCGTTCGACACGCTGAAGCCCGGCCACACGATCGACGTGATGACGCCGGACGGCCGCTTCTTCACGCACCTGAACGCCGATCACGGCAAGCAGTACGTCGCGTTCTCCGGCGGCTCGGGCATCACGCCGGTGCTCGCGATCGTGAAGACGACGCTCGAACTCGAACCGCGCAGCACGTTCACGCTGATCTACGGCAACCGCAGCGTCGACGCGATCATGTTCGCGGAGGAGCTCGAGGACCTGAAGAACCGCTACATGGACCGCTTCGTCCTGTATCACGTACTGTCGGACGACCAGCAGGACGTCGAGCTGTTCAATGGCGTCCTCGACCAGGCGAAATGCGCGGAATTCCTCGCCACGCTGATGCCCGCCGACGCGATCGACGAAGCGTTCATCTGCGGCCCCGCACCGATGATGGACGCAGCCGAAGCCGCGCTGAAAGCAGCCGGCGTGCCGCAGGCGAAGGTCCATGTCGAACGCTTCGGCACGCCGCTGCCGCAGGCCGGCGCCCCCGTCGTCGAGATCACCGACACGACGCCGGCCGCGGACCTCGAAATCGTGCTCGACGGCAAGAAGCGCAAGCTGCGTCTGCCGTACGAAGGCGTGAGCCTGCTCGACGTCGGCCTGCGCGCGGGCCTCGCGCTACCCTACGCGTGCAAGGGCGGCGTGTGCTGCACGTGCCGGGCGAAGGTGGTCGAAGGCGAAGTGCGGATGGAAAAGAACTACACGCTCGAGGAACACGAAGTGAAGGACGGCTTCGTGCTCACGTGCCAGTGCCACCCGATCAGCGACAAGGTCGTCGTAAGCTTCGACGAGCGTTGA
- the paaD gene encoding 1,2-phenylacetyl-CoA epoxidase subunit PaaD, translating into MSVQTATPADATPAAHRHDPLLARAWDVLEAVPDPEIPVVSIRELGILRDVRRADDGLLEVVITPTYSGCPAMSQIAEDIAAALQAADLPPHRIETVLAPAWTTDWITQEAREKLRAYGIAPPVGQCGSAAPRETVVRFVPRPVAAPVCPRCGSARTERLAQFASTACKALYRCVDCREPFDYFKPY; encoded by the coding sequence ATGTCCGTCCAGACCGCCACACCCGCCGACGCCACGCCCGCCGCGCATCGCCACGATCCGTTGCTCGCGCGTGCGTGGGATGTGCTCGAAGCGGTGCCCGATCCCGAAATCCCGGTCGTGTCGATCCGCGAGCTCGGCATCCTGCGCGACGTCCGTCGCGCCGACGACGGCTTGCTCGAAGTCGTGATCACGCCGACCTACTCCGGCTGTCCGGCCATGTCGCAGATCGCCGAGGACATCGCCGCCGCGCTGCAGGCCGCCGACCTGCCGCCGCACCGGATCGAGACGGTGCTCGCACCCGCGTGGACGACCGACTGGATCACGCAGGAAGCGCGCGAGAAGCTGCGCGCCTACGGCATCGCGCCGCCCGTCGGTCAATGCGGCAGCGCCGCGCCACGGGAAACCGTCGTGCGTTTCGTGCCGCGGCCGGTCGCGGCGCCCGTTTGCCCGCGCTGCGGCTCCGCGCGCACCGAGCGTCTCGCGCAATTCGCGTCCACGGCCTGCAAGGCGCTGTATCGCTGCGTCGACTGCCGCGAACCCTTCGACTACTTCAAACCCTATTGA
- the paaC gene encoding 1,2-phenylacetyl-CoA epoxidase subunit PaaC: protein MTITPEHLSYVLRLADNALILGQRNAEWCGHGPILEEDIALTNMSLDLIGQARMLYTHAAELERQLNGAAKTEDDYAYFRTEREFANFTLAELPHYGPIAGTAHADKDYAVTIVRNFLYATLMLHVWTALETSTDAHLAAIAAKSVKETRYHVQHAREWLVRLGDGTDESHRRAQAALDYLIPYTREFFAADAIDDAVAAPGIAPAPAALEAAWRADVDDALAEATLTLPAPVQHVTTGKQGEHSEHMGYLLAEMQSLARQHPGASW, encoded by the coding sequence ATGACGATCACGCCCGAACACCTCTCCTACGTGCTGCGCCTTGCGGACAACGCGCTGATCCTCGGTCAGCGCAACGCCGAATGGTGCGGCCACGGCCCGATCCTCGAGGAAGACATCGCGCTCACCAACATGAGCCTCGACCTCATCGGCCAGGCCCGCATGCTGTATACGCACGCAGCCGAACTCGAGCGCCAGCTCAACGGCGCGGCGAAGACGGAAGACGATTACGCGTACTTCCGCACCGAGCGCGAATTCGCGAACTTCACGCTCGCCGAGCTGCCGCACTACGGCCCGATCGCCGGCACCGCGCACGCCGACAAGGACTACGCGGTGACGATCGTGCGCAACTTCCTCTACGCGACGCTGATGCTGCACGTGTGGACGGCGCTCGAAACGTCGACGGACGCGCACCTCGCCGCGATCGCCGCGAAATCGGTGAAGGAGACCCGCTATCACGTGCAGCACGCGCGTGAATGGCTGGTGCGCCTCGGCGACGGCACCGACGAATCGCATCGCCGCGCGCAGGCCGCGCTCGATTACCTGATTCCGTACACGCGCGAATTCTTCGCGGCCGACGCGATCGACGACGCCGTCGCCGCACCGGGCATCGCCCCGGCACCGGCCGCGCTCGAAGCCGCGTGGCGCGCGGACGTGGACGATGCGCTCGCGGAGGCGACGCTCACCCTGCCGGCACCCGTCCAGCATGTGACGACCGGCAAGCAGGGCGAGCACTCCGAGCACATGGGCTACCTGCTCGCGGAAATGCAGAGCCTCGCGCGCCAGCACCCCGGCGCGAGCTGGTAA
- the paaB gene encoding 1,2-phenylacetyl-CoA epoxidase subunit PaaB: protein MNKEWPIWEVFVRSKQGLDHKHCGSLHAADASMALRMARDVYTRRQEGVSIWVVPSSAITASDPAEKAELFEPAGDKIYRHPTFYTLPDEVNHM from the coding sequence ATGAACAAGGAATGGCCGATCTGGGAAGTGTTCGTGCGCAGCAAGCAGGGCCTCGACCACAAGCATTGCGGCAGCCTGCACGCGGCCGACGCGTCGATGGCGCTGCGCATGGCGCGCGACGTCTACACGCGCCGCCAGGAAGGCGTGAGCATCTGGGTGGTGCCGTCGTCGGCGATCACCGCGTCGGATCCGGCCGAGAAGGCCGAGCTGTTCGAACCGGCGGGCGACAAGATCTACCGTCACCCGACGTTCTACACGCTGCCCGACGAAGTCAACCACATGTAA
- the paaA gene encoding 1,2-phenylacetyl-CoA epoxidase subunit PaaA → MYTQSLDIPGNVAPLDAAAESPEQARFDAVMAADGKIEPQDWMPDAYRKTLVRQISQHAHSEVVGMLPEGNWISRAPSLKRKAILLAKVQDEAGHGLYLYSAAETLGVSRDALIDALHAGKAKYSSIFNYPTPTWADVGVIGWLVDGAAIMNQIPLCRCTYGPYARAMIRVCKEESFHQRQGFDALLSMMKGTDAQRAMVQQAVNRWWWPVLMMFGPSDADSVHSSQSAKWGIKRISNDDLRQKFVDATVDQAKVLGVTLPDPDLKWNDARGHHDYGAIDWDEFWRVVNGDGPCNKERLATRVKAHDDGAWVREAALAHEAKRRARAEQHAA, encoded by the coding sequence ATGTACACGCAATCCCTCGACATCCCCGGCAACGTCGCGCCGCTCGACGCCGCAGCCGAGTCGCCCGAGCAGGCGCGGTTCGACGCGGTCATGGCCGCGGACGGCAAGATCGAACCGCAGGACTGGATGCCCGATGCCTATCGCAAGACGCTGGTCCGCCAGATCTCGCAGCATGCGCACTCGGAAGTGGTCGGCATGCTGCCGGAAGGCAACTGGATCTCGCGCGCGCCGAGCCTGAAGCGCAAGGCGATCCTGCTCGCGAAAGTCCAGGACGAAGCCGGCCACGGCCTCTATTTATATAGCGCAGCCGAAACGCTCGGCGTATCGCGCGATGCACTGATCGACGCGCTGCACGCCGGCAAGGCGAAATACTCGAGCATCTTCAACTACCCGACGCCGACCTGGGCCGACGTCGGCGTGATCGGCTGGCTCGTCGACGGCGCCGCGATCATGAACCAGATCCCGCTGTGCCGCTGCACGTACGGCCCGTACGCGCGCGCGATGATCCGCGTGTGCAAGGAAGAGTCGTTCCACCAGCGCCAGGGTTTCGATGCGCTGCTGTCGATGATGAAGGGCACCGACGCGCAGCGCGCGATGGTCCAGCAGGCCGTGAACCGCTGGTGGTGGCCGGTGCTGATGATGTTCGGCCCGAGCGATGCCGATTCGGTCCACAGCAGCCAATCCGCGAAATGGGGCATCAAGCGGATCTCGAACGACGATCTGCGGCAGAAGTTCGTCGACGCGACGGTCGACCAGGCGAAGGTCCTCGGCGTGACGCTGCCCGACCCGGACCTGAAATGGAACGACGCGCGCGGCCACCACGACTACGGCGCGATCGACTGGGATGAATTCTGGCGCGTCGTCAACGGCGACGGCCCTTGCAACAAGGAACGCCTCGCGACCCGCGTGAAGGCGCACGACGACGGCGCGTGGGTACGCGAAGCCGCGCTCGCGCACGAAGCGAAGCGCCGCGCCCGCGCCGAACAGCACGCCGCCTGA
- a CDS encoding SGNH/GDSL hydrolase family protein — MSFRSSFVATVLGASMVLSPLVASAAPAGWVAAWATALQPIPDLAAPPPLYRAPDVAGRTVRQIVYPTASGHAARIRVSNAYGRAPLVIDAAGLARAGDGAALADGAGTAVRFGGKASVTLAPGQELESDPVTIDVTAGRPYAISLRMGANQRMTVWHRVSNQFNYVSAPGDHVNDPGAGAFRTRFTQYAWVTELAVEAGAARASVAAIGDSITDGLRSSLNRNRRWPDALALRLTAAGSNTLGVVNLGISGNRLLSDSACYGTSLASRFERDALSRAGVKAAIVLIGINDINFAAMPPRAGLDCDSPHMQVTAASLIDGYRRLIEAAHRQGVKVFGATLTPAALPAGREAIRLEVNRWIRSGGGFDGVVDFDAVLRDPARPSVLLRRYDSGDGIHPSDAGYTAMADAVPMEQLHAAAGGK; from the coding sequence ATGTCATTTCGAAGCAGCTTCGTCGCGACCGTGCTGGGCGCGTCCATGGTTCTGTCCCCGCTCGTGGCCTCGGCCGCCCCGGCCGGGTGGGTCGCCGCGTGGGCGACGGCCTTGCAGCCGATTCCCGACCTGGCTGCGCCGCCGCCGCTCTATCGTGCGCCGGACGTGGCCGGGCGGACCGTTCGGCAGATCGTCTATCCGACCGCATCGGGACATGCCGCGCGGATTCGCGTGAGCAATGCATACGGGCGCGCGCCGCTGGTGATCGACGCGGCGGGTCTTGCGCGCGCGGGCGACGGCGCGGCGCTTGCCGATGGGGCGGGCACGGCCGTGCGCTTCGGCGGCAAGGCGTCGGTGACGCTCGCGCCGGGCCAGGAACTCGAAAGCGACCCGGTGACGATCGACGTGACAGCCGGGCGGCCGTATGCGATCAGCCTGCGGATGGGGGCGAACCAGCGGATGACCGTGTGGCACCGTGTGTCGAACCAGTTCAACTACGTATCGGCGCCGGGCGATCACGTGAACGACCCGGGTGCCGGCGCATTCCGTACGCGCTTTACCCAGTATGCGTGGGTGACCGAATTGGCCGTCGAGGCCGGCGCCGCGCGGGCGAGTGTCGCGGCGATCGGGGATTCGATCACCGACGGGCTGCGCTCCAGCCTGAACCGCAACCGTCGCTGGCCGGATGCGCTGGCGCTCCGGCTGACCGCGGCAGGTTCGAATACGCTCGGCGTGGTGAACCTCGGCATCAGCGGCAACCGGCTGCTCAGCGATTCGGCGTGCTACGGCACGTCGCTCGCGTCGCGGTTCGAGCGCGATGCGCTTTCGCGCGCGGGGGTGAAGGCGGCGATCGTGCTGATCGGCATCAACGACATCAACTTCGCGGCGATGCCGCCGCGTGCAGGGCTCGATTGTGACAGCCCGCATATGCAGGTCACGGCCGCATCGTTGATCGACGGCTACCGCCGGTTGATCGAGGCCGCGCACCGCCAGGGCGTGAAGGTGTTCGGTGCAACGCTTACGCCTGCGGCATTGCCGGCCGGGCGCGAGGCGATCCGGCTAGAGGTGAACCGGTGGATTCGGAGCGGCGGCGGGTTCGACGGTGTGGTCGACTTCGACGCGGTGCTGCGCGACCCGGCGCGCCCGAGTGTGCTGCTGCGCCGATACGACAGCGGTGACGGCATTCACCCGAGCGACGCCGGCTATACGGCAATGGCCGACGCGGTGCCGATGGAGCAGCTGCACGCCGCGGCTGGCGGCAAGTGA
- the tuf gene encoding elongation factor Tu, which yields MAKGKFERTKPHVNVGTIGHVDHGKTTLTAAITTVLTKKFGGEAKAYDQIDAAPEEKARGITINTAHVEYETANRHYAHVDCPGHADYVKNMITGAAQMDGAILVCSAADGPMPQTREHILLARQVGVPYIIVFLNKCDMVDDAELLELVEMEVRELLSKYDFPGDDTPIVKGSAKLALEGDTGELGEVAIMSLADALDTYIPTPERAVDGAFLMPVEDVFSISGRGTVVTGRVERGIVKVGEEIEIVGIKPTVKTTCTGVEMFRKLLDQGQAGDNVGILLRGTKREDVERGQVLAKPGSITPHTHFTAEVYVLSKDEGGRHTPFFNNYRPQFYFRTTDVTGSIELPKDKEMVMPGDNVSITVKLIAPIAMEEGLRFAIREGGRTVGAGVVAKIIE from the coding sequence ATGGCCAAGGGTAAATTTGAGCGGACCAAGCCGCACGTCAACGTTGGAACGATCGGTCACGTTGACCACGGCAAGACGACGCTGACGGCAGCGATCACGACGGTGCTGACGAAGAAGTTCGGCGGCGAAGCGAAGGCTTACGACCAGATCGACGCGGCACCGGAAGAAAAGGCGCGCGGCATCACGATCAACACGGCACACGTCGAGTACGAAACGGCTAACCGCCACTACGCACACGTCGACTGCCCGGGCCACGCTGACTATGTGAAGAACATGATCACGGGCGCAGCGCAGATGGACGGCGCGATCCTGGTTTGCTCGGCAGCAGACGGCCCGATGCCGCAAACGCGTGAGCACATCCTGCTGGCGCGTCAGGTTGGCGTTCCGTACATCATCGTGTTCCTGAACAAGTGCGACATGGTGGACGACGCTGAACTGCTCGAGCTGGTCGAGATGGAAGTTCGCGAACTCCTGTCGAAGTACGACTTCCCGGGCGACGACACGCCGATCGTGAAGGGTTCGGCAAAGCTGGCGCTGGAAGGCGACACGGGCGAGCTGGGCGAAGTGGCGATCATGAGCCTGGCAGACGCACTGGACACGTACATCCCGACGCCGGAGCGTGCAGTTGACGGCGCGTTCCTGATGCCGGTGGAAGACGTGTTCTCGATCTCGGGCCGCGGTACGGTGGTGACGGGTCGTGTCGAGCGCGGCATCGTGAAGGTCGGCGAAGAAATCGAAATCGTCGGTATCAAGCCGACGGTGAAGACGACCTGCACGGGCGTTGAAATGTTCCGCAAGCTGCTGGACCAAGGTCAGGCAGGCGACAACGTCGGTATCCTGCTGCGCGGCACGAAGCGTGAAGACGTGGAGCGTGGCCAGGTTCTGGCGAAGCCGGGTTCGATCACGCCGCACACGCACTTCACGGCTGAAGTGTACGTGCTGAGCAAGGACGAAGGCGGCCGTCACACGCCGTTCTTCAACAACTACCGTCCGCAGTTCTACTTCCGTACGACGGACGTGACGGGCTCGATCGAGCTGCCGAAGGACAAGGAAATGGTGATGCCGGGCGACAACGTGTCGATCACGGTGAAGCTGATCGCTCCGATCGCGATGGAAGAAGGTCTGCGCTTCGCAATCCGCGAAGGTGGCCGTACCGTCGGCGCCGGCGTCGTCGCCAAGATCATCGAGTAA
- the secE gene encoding preprotein translocase subunit SecE: MANPSVETVNTSGDKLMLALGVLLVLAGFVGFFWLANQQWYVRGAALAVGIIAGVAVGLMSAPGKGLIAFAKDSYKEVRKVVWPTRKEATQTTLVVFGFVLVMAIFLWLSDKSIEWVIFSAILGWK, from the coding sequence ATGGCGAATCCATCCGTCGAAACTGTAAATACCTCCGGCGATAAGCTGATGCTGGCCCTGGGCGTATTGTTGGTCTTGGCCGGATTCGTGGGCTTCTTCTGGCTGGCCAACCAGCAGTGGTATGTCCGCGGTGCCGCATTGGCGGTAGGTATCATCGCCGGCGTGGCCGTCGGTCTGATGTCCGCGCCCGGCAAGGGCCTTATCGCGTTTGCCAAGGATTCATACAAGGAAGTCCGCAAGGTCGTTTGGCCGACCCGCAAGGAAGCGACGCAAACCACGCTCGTCGTGTTCGGCTTCGTGCTCGTGATGGCGATTTTTCTCTGGTTGAGCGACAAATCGATCGAGTGGGTGATTTTCTCGGCGATTCTGGGATGGAAATGA
- the nusG gene encoding transcription termination/antitermination protein NusG, with translation MSDTPASPSGKRWYVVHAYSGMEKSVQRALQERIERAGMQDKFGQILVPTEEVVEVKGGHKAVTERRFFPGYVLVEMEMTDETWHLVKNTAKVTGFVGGARNRPTPISPKEVEKIMSQMQEGVEKPRPKTLFEVGEMVRVKEGPFTDFNGTVEEVNYEKSRVRVSVTIFGRSTPVELEFGQVEKV, from the coding sequence ATGAGCGATACTCCGGCATCCCCGAGCGGAAAGCGTTGGTACGTCGTGCACGCCTACTCCGGCATGGAGAAGAGCGTGCAACGCGCGCTTCAAGAGCGCATCGAACGTGCTGGCATGCAGGACAAATTCGGCCAGATCCTGGTTCCGACCGAAGAAGTGGTCGAAGTCAAAGGCGGCCACAAGGCAGTGACCGAGCGTCGTTTCTTCCCCGGCTACGTGCTGGTGGAAATGGAAATGACGGACGAAACGTGGCACCTCGTGAAGAATACGGCGAAGGTCACCGGTTTCGTCGGCGGTGCGCGTAACCGCCCGACTCCGATTTCCCCGAAGGAAGTCGAAAAGATCATGTCGCAGATGCAGGAAGGCGTCGAGAAGCCGCGCCCGAAGACCCTGTTCGAAGTTGGCGAGATGGTGCGTGTCAAGGAAGGCCCGTTCACGGACTTCAACGGCACGGTCGAAGAAGTCAACTACGAAAAATCGCGCGTGCGTGTGTCGGTCACCATCTTTGGCCGCTCCACCCCGGTCGAACTCGAGTTCGGTCAGGTCGAAAAAGTTTGA